In the genome of Sulfurimonas sp., the window ACTAAAGGAACAAAAACACCCGTTTAAATTACTAGAGGGTGATGTGATGGAACATTATCCGTATGGAAGACTTTTTGAGTTTGATCAGAGTGAACATGATTTTGAAAGATTTAACTCCAGAGATATAAGTGTAACCGGTCTGTTATGTGGTAAAAAAGCCAGACTCTCTAGTGGGTATGCACGTGAAATTGAAAAAGATTTCGACGATAATATAAATGCAGACGGTACTAGACGATATGGATGGGTATACCCTACAGATGTAGAGGGCAGGTTTAATGCACAAGAAGCACAGTATGAACTGAATTTTACATTACCAAAAGGCTCGTACGCAACAGTTTTAATTGAAGAGATAGCAAAGCGTAAGCTTGATTAACAAATATTATAAAAATAGAGGATTAAATAATTTAATGAAAAGACATATTACTTCGGCTATATCGCAAGGATTTGGAAAGTTCGCCAATAAAGAGTTCTCTTTATCTATTCAAACATTTGTAAATAAAGCATACGTATCTTTAATGGGTTTAGATATGAGTGAGTTTGCTCATCCTAGCTCTTACAAATCACTAAATAAACTTTTCACAAGAAAACTTGAAAAACAAAGAGAATTTTCTTTGGACGGGGATGATTTTATATCACCATGTGATTCATGGATATCAGCTTGCGGTGAAATCAAAGAAGATACAGCTCTACAAATAAAAGGTATGGAATATAGCTGTGGAGACTTTTTAGGAGACAGCTTTAGTGAAGAGGAAAAAGCTCTTGTCAAAGACGGTACATTTATAAATTTTTACCTATCACCTAAAGATTATCACCGTTACCATATGCCGACAAATACAAAAGTACTAAAAGTTGTACATATTCCTGGAAAGTTTTACCCTGTAAATGTACCATCATTAAATAAAAGAATAAATCTTTTTATAGAGAATGAACGTGTCGTTCTGAAATGTCAAGCACAAAACGGTAAGTGCTATTACATGGTTTTAGTAAGTGCATTAAATGTAGGTGTGATGCAGGTTGGTTTTGAACCAAATATAAAAACAAATGCAGATGTACAAAATAGCAGTGTGTATGAATATGAAAACATGAACCTTGATAAAGGTGATGATTTTGGTTGTTTTGAGATGGGATCAACAATTGTTATATTAACGGAAAAAAATATGCTAAAATTAAATATAAATAATAATGACAATGTAAAATTTGGGCAAACCATAGCAAAGGTAATCTAAAAAAGTATGTTTGATACAAAAGAACAGTTAGAAGAGTATATCGAAAAAATATTGAATAATTTAGAGTTATTCGAGTGGGATGTACTTCATGTTTCTACAAATACAGACAGAGCTGAAGTTATGGAAATTCTGTCTAAAAGTTTTGTTAACGACAGTTTGAAGAACGATATAAACTTTTTGTATATAACAGATATAGAACATAT includes:
- a CDS encoding phosphatidylserine decarboxylase; this encodes MKRHITSAISQGFGKFANKEFSLSIQTFVNKAYVSLMGLDMSEFAHPSSYKSLNKLFTRKLEKQREFSLDGDDFISPCDSWISACGEIKEDTALQIKGMEYSCGDFLGDSFSEEEKALVKDGTFINFYLSPKDYHRYHMPTNTKVLKVVHIPGKFYPVNVPSLNKRINLFIENERVVLKCQAQNGKCYYMVLVSALNVGVMQVGFEPNIKTNADVQNSSVYEYENMNLDKGDDFGCFEMGSTIVILTEKNMLKLNINNNDNVKFGQTIAKVI